The genome window CTTCAAGATTTGCTCGACCATGCGACCGCTCGGCTTGCCGAGGACCTCTGCGGTGACACCTGCGGAAGTTTCTACCGCCGCTACGATCGATCCCGCGCCGGGGCGGACCGCACCGCCTTCGACTGGGTACGTTATATCGCGATTCGTGGCCAACAGCACTGCCCCGGCCAGCAGGCACTGAAGGGCTCGGTCGAGGATCTCATAGTCGATGTGCCTGCACAGCCCCACGAGAACAACGTCTGCTTTGCCGTCCTCGACGACTGTGAGGCCCGCTGCTTCGATTGCTTGTGTGAGCGGCGCCTCGCCCACGACGTGCACAGTTCTGTACCCGCGCTCGCGGCAGACCCGCGCCGCGAGCAGTCCGGAGGTGAAGACCCACTCTGGACGGCAGGGGATTCCCATTTCGGCCAACTTTTCGCAGACCGCCTCAGGCTCGACGGCAGAACTGTTGGTGAGATACCGCACGAGCGATCCGCGCTCGACGAGCTGCGCGATCACGTCTGGGGCATGCGGAGCCGGGTCGTTGCCCAGGTACACAGTGCCGTCCAAGTCGAAGATGTACAGTTCGTACTGCTTCACGCGTCCCGCTCTACGATGTAGTGGGCTACCGACGACAGAAGCTCGCGGTCGGGCGATGTCGGCAACAGGTCTAGCGCAATGACAGATTCGTCGACGAAAGTTTGAGCCCGGTCGGCAGCACGCTCGAACACGCCGTGCTTGTCCATCCAAGAGCAGATCGTGTCAACGTCGCTGCTTGACACGGAGTCCCCGAAACGCGTCCTTGCGAACTCGGTCTCTTCATCAGTGAGCATCGGGCGCAGCAGAATGAGCGGCAGAGTCGCTTGCCCATCGCGAAAGTCGCTGGCGGCGGGCTTGCCTGTCTTCGACTCATCGCCCCTGTAGTCGAGCAGATCGTCTGCGATTTGGAACGCCATCCCGACGCGCTGGCCGAACAACCCGATTGCCTCCTCGGCCTCCTCGCTCGCGGCGGACATTCGCGCGCCAACGCGACAGCACACCTCGATAAAGGCAGCGGTTTTCATTTCAAGGATTTTGAAGTGGTCTTCTTCGTCCAAGTCGAAGTCGCCGCGCATCTCCAACTCTCTGACCTCGCCCTCAGCCATCTCCACGACGGCCTGGCTCACCATTTGTATGATCTCCAGCGTCGAGTTCTCGGCGAGCAGCCTCATCGCTTTCGACAGCAGAACGTCGCCGCTGAGTATCGCCGCTGTGTTGCCGTAAATCGCGCTGGCCGTAGGCAGGCCGCGACGGGTGTCTGAGCCGTCGATCACGTCGTCGTGAACGAGCGTCGCCATGTGGATCATCTCAAGCGCGGCGGCTACGCGGATCATGGCCTCGCTGTCGTACTCGCCTCCGGTCGCCCTCGCCGCCATTACGGCCAGCGCAGGCCGGAGTCGCTTGCCTCCGCCTTTCAGGGTTTGGCGGCAGCAGGCCTCCACCGACTCGACGTCCGAACGCATCTCGGATTGGAGCAGATCTTCGACCGTCGCGACGACCTGAAATACCTTTTCAAGAGCGTCGCCAGAGGGCCGCCCTGCGACCGTTTCGAAGAACGCGGAAGTTCTCATCGCTTGCAGCCCCAGTGCATGCAGACGTTGCCAAGATAGAAATCCCTGTGTTCGACGTGATCGAAGCCAGCCCGCTCCATTGCCGACTGCATCTCCTCTCTAGATAAGAATCGCTTGGTGCTCTTTGGCAGGTAAGTGTACGCCTCTCCCTTGCCGAACAGCCGACCGACGAGCGGAACGCAGCGGTGGAACGCAACGTCGCTCAGCCGGGCAAGGATCGGGTTGTGCGGCTGCGCCATGTCAAGCGAGACCATTCGACCCCCCGGCTTCAGCACTCTAGCGATCTCCGCGAGAACCGACGAGACGTCCGGAACGTTTCGCAGTCCCCAACCAACGGTCACCACGCTGACGGACCGGGAACAGAGGGGTAGTCGCCCAGCATCGGCAAGGCCTAGCCACGCCCGCCCTCGCAGCTTCTTGACCGCCCTTTGCAACATTGCCTGGCAGAAGTCGATTCCGATCACGGTGCCGCTCGAGCCCACGGCGCGGCGCAGCGGGAGCAGGAAGTCGCCGGTGCCGGTGCACAGGTCTAGCGCGGTATCGCCGGTCGCGGGTTGGATTGCAGCCACCGCCTTGCGCCGCCATCGCTTGTGCTGCCTCAGCGAGATCAGGCCGTTGAGCAGGTCGTAGCTCGGCGCGATGTCGGCAAACATGGTACGGATAAGTTGCCTCTTGTCGTCGCCCTCTGCCAACCACGGGGTCGTCTCAGCTTTGCTGCTCATAGCCTGGGTTATGAAGCTAATATACCGAGATTGCGCCTGAGGCACTGAGTAGCACCTTGAATAGGTCCACCGCCCGCACCGGCGAAACGGGCCCGGTGCAGGCGGGGACGGGCAGCCTTGCCGGCCGCGCTATTCGCATCGCACGGCTAGGACGCGGAACGCGTCAATGGCCGCCTCGGTGATCGAATTGTTCGGGTTGTCGGCGGTCGAGAATCGCACCTGGACGGTCGAACTAGGCGTGACGTAGTTGCCCACGATGATCTCGGCATCGAGCCAAGCGTTCTGCGAGCCGCCGTACATCACGGTTCTGACGAGGGTCCAAGTCGCGCCTCCGTTGTTGGAAATCTCGACGACGAGCGAGTCATCGCCATCGTCGTTGAAGAACCAGCGCTTGTACTCGATCACGCCGTTCCCGCCGCTGAGGTCGAAAACCGGAGACGTCAGCCTAGTCGGCCCGCCGTCGACGTCGTTGGTGCCGACCGGTGCGCCTACAGCTGCATTGCCCGTGAACAAGCACATCGACCCAGCGTCGTCAGAGTCGAATCCTGGGTTCGCCATCCGACCGTTGAGGAAGGACGCGTTCGGGGCTGCTCGCACCCAGCTGCCGGTCGCCAAGTTGAAGTCCGTGACGGTCCAACCCAGGCTGCGCTCGAACGTGTCGAAGAAGATCGTTTCGAGCGAGTGGCCGACGATCGACTCCAGCGTTTCGTCTTTTGGCCAGAGGTTTACGCGACCCTGGAAGTCGGCCGCTGAAACGAACCACTCGAGCGATGAGCCGCACGGCGGAGTCGGAATCGCGCCGTAGAACCTCGGCGCGACTGGACCGGCGGTGATGCCGTTGGTAAGCTGAAACATCGGCGATTCGTTCCAAGTGCCGCGATTCAATCGCCAGTGGAGACGGATCGTAGTCACATCGAGCTGACCGACTCCGTCGCTGATATCGAACACAACCGGTAGGAGGTTGCCGACCAGATCGAGGTCGATGAATTCAGGAAGGACAGTGACAGGCCTGATCTTGACCCACTCGAGCGGCGGAGCGTCCAGCCCCTTTGCTCCAAAGCCGTCAGCGATTTCGTCGTAGTGCGGCGTTCCGTTCAAGAGGTCGCCGTCGTCGTCGTCTAAAATGAGAACGTCGATGGTGACGCCCGGGTTGATGCCGGACGGGTGCAAGAGAATGCTGTTCAAGTACAGCATGCGCGTATGGGCCAGGGCGGCCGCAGGCCCCATCGTTACGTCGAGCTCGTCCTTGGTCAGCCAGAAGGCACCGCTGAGAACTTGACCGCACCGATGAACACTGCCGGAACACGGATAGGCAACAGAGTTGTAACTGCTTCGCAGAGCGCCGGTATCTTGTCCGCGAAAGTCCTCGGCTAAGAGCGGCGTGTTCGATGCTAGCGCAGCTGTAACGTCAGCCATGCCCTCATGGTAGTCGCCGCTCGCTCCGGGGTGTCCCCTGGAGACGATGAGGTGACCGTACTCGTGCTGAACGACAGTCGAGTAGGCGGTGTTCGGACATCCTCCTCCCGCCGTGTAGAAGTTGATCGAGCTGCCGTTGAAGTAAGCGTTGCAGTTGGAGTTGATGTTGACGTTGACGGTGATCGCAAAGTCGACCCCGGGGTACGTCGGCTCGATATCCTTGACGAAGTTGTGGATGAGGGTTGTGTGCAGGAAACCGTCAACCTGCGCCTGGTTAAACTGCACCCTCGCGGCGTTGAACACAAAGTTGACCGGCCCGGGCGGGGTTACGTTTTGCGACAGCACCTCGTTTGCGCCAGCCCGATTCACGACCCTGGCCCACGGCCCTTGCAGCCTGGCTTCGACCGTTACGGTCGTGGCTCCGCTGTTGGAGATGGTGAAATCGCCAAGAAAATCGGTCAGGGCGGAACTGCCTCCAACGACGTTGACCCGCAGGAGCGGCAGCGAGGTCAGCGCTGGAGGGTTGTTCGGCTGGTTCGGCTTCAGGCCGGGCGTGTGCCATGCGTCGACGTGGCCATTGATGTCGGCGTAACGAATCTCGTCCTTCCAGTCGAGGATTTGTCCTGTCGCGGTGTCCACGTAGGCGATCCACCTGGCGGGGTTTGCCAGGTCGTCGCTGGTCAGCGTCACCTTCCACGCTCTGTGGGTAGATGCCTCACCCTGGTAGATCACTAGATACGGGACCGTTTTTACATCGAGTCCGGGCTTGGCTCTTTGCGCAATTCGCTGGGCGCGCGCCGCGTTGACCTTTAACCCGCCAAGCGGGTTCTGCACCTTCTTTGAGGCGGAGCTTGCCAGCAGTGCCGAGCTCACTCCGTCGTTGAGAACCAGCACGGTGAGGTAGGCGTCCTCAACTCGCATCGAGTCCAGGTACTGGTCGAAGTAAACGGCGGTGAACTTGCCACGCATGACTTGCTGAGTGCCAGCCATGACGAAGTGTCCTTCGCCGGGCTCAAAAACCTCTCCGTACTCGGCGATGAACTCTTCAGCAGCTTGCTCGGGGGAGAACCCGTAGCCGAAGCGCGCACCGTACACGCGCGACACGCTTTCGCCAGACATGAGGAACTGGATCTTCGGCACGGCTGACTTGAGTCTTGCGCGAGCGTGCTCCGCTGCGTCGTCTTGAGCTGCGCAGAGGCCGCAAGCGATCGTTACGGTCGCCAAGCTGATTGCGCGTAGCGCGAAGAGGTTGTGTCGTGTCATTTCCGATGTGCTCCAACTGCCGGTACTACTGGCAGTATCCGCGATGCAAGGACGTTCTGTCGCTTGTTCTGCGTTCATCCACGCAATTTTGCTGGACAGGGGTTTAACGCCGCGACGCCGGCCGGGTCGCAGACGGAAAGGATCGGATCGTGGACCTGCGGGCAGAATTCCGCTAAAATGCTCCAGCAGACCCACCGGGGAAGACACCGGTTTAGGCCCTTGCGTATGGACTGTGATGATTCCGCTGATCTTAAACGAGCTCGAACCATGAGATGGGGCGTCGTCGTCGCTGCGGGAGGACTGGTGCCCGATCCGCTGGCTGGAGCGCTCGGCACCCCTCGCAAGGCGCTGGCCGTGATCAAAGGCAGGACGTCGCTTGCACGGACGCTGGATGCGATCCGAGACGCAGGCTACGACAACTGCGTGACGGTGAGCGGAGAGGACGTCCGTGACGAGGTCCACTTCGGAAAACTAGTGACCGAGGGCGACTCGCAGATCGAAAACGTGCGCATTGCCACCGAGGCGCTCGGTCCTGCCGACGCAGTCCTGTTCTTGCCCGCCGATGCACCGCTGCTCACGGCTGATAGCCTAACTCAGTTCGTGGCGGCAGTCGAGGGCCGGCGCGACGAAGAGCAGGTGCGATGGTTCGCTGCCGGCCTGTGCGAGCACAAGCAGTTTAGCGCCAAGTACCCCGGCTTTCCGATTCATCCGATTCGCCTGCGGGACGGGGCGTTCGTGTCCGGCGCACTGTACGCTGCGTCTCCGGCGGGCTTTTTGCACGCGGTCAACGAGATCGACCGGTTCGCACGATCGCGCAAGAGCCAGTTGGCGATGCTCTGGAAGCTGGGCCCGTGGGCGGTCATCTGTTATCTGATGCATCGCATATCGATCGCCGATGCCGAGCGCCGGGTGGGCGGCCTGATGGGCGGGCAGGCGATGATCATCACCGGCTGCGACCCGTGCATGGTCGCCGATATCGACGACGTGGCGACTTACGATGAGATCCGAGTTATCGCAAACCTCACGGACTCCATAGCAGGCGAGGAGTAGCCGATGTCTGGGCTGCAGGGCGCTTGGGGCGCAAAGTGGATCGGATACACGCAACATCCGGCGGGCGACGCTGGCGTCTTCGTCTTTCGGCGCACACTGCTCTGCCGTGCCGCGGTGCCGAGACTGCCGATTCGCGTCAGCGCCGACCAGCGGTACAAGCTGTACGTCAACGGTCGGTTCGTCGGCGAAGGCCCGCAGCGCGGGGACCTCCAACACTGGCACTACGAAAGCTACGATCTGGCCCCGTTTCTGCGAGACGGGGGGAACACGATCGTCGCGCTGGTGTGGAACTTTGGGCGGTACGCACCCATGGCACAGCATTCGGCGCGACTGGGCTTCGTGCTGAGCGGTGGCGACGTTTCGACTCCAGAGGATTGGCAGGTCGTCAAGGTCCCTGGCTGGGGTTTTGACATGCTACACAGCCTAGTCGGGCCGTTCTACATCGACGTCGGCCCCGGCGAGATCATCGACGCAAGGGACATACCGGCCGAGCTTGCGTCCGGCGAGGAGTGCGGGCTGGACTGGAAGGAGCCGAACGAGATATGCGAAGCCGTCGAACGAGGCGGCGGAGGCGGTGGCACGCCTTGGATGCTCGTGCCGCGGAGTATTCCGGCTATGCGCCGCGAACCGTTTGGTGGCACGATCTCCGTCTGCGACATCGCCTCGGGCGAGCGTGCCGCGTTTCAGTCGGAGAAGATTCGCCCAGGTGAGCCGCTGCTCTTGGATTTTGGCGAGTTGCTGAACGCCTATCCTAGTTTCAAGTTCAGCGGGGTCACCGGTACGCAAGTCTCGGTCACCTATACGGAGGCGCTTGTTGGGCAAGACGGCGCGAAGGGCAACAGGAGCGAGTTCGTTGGCAAGACCGTCTCCGGGTACCAGGACAAGTTTGTTTTCGACGGTGACGTTCGAGCCTTTGCTCCGCTGTGGTGGAGGACGTTTCGGTACGTACAGATCGAATCAGACGGGCAGGCCGAGCTACTGGGCGTGACGGCGAATGAGACGGGGTATCCGCTGTCCGTTGCTGGCAGTTTCGAGTCCGATCATCCGAGCACGAAAGACATCTGGGAGGTCGCGGTTCGCACGGTTGAGCGATGCGCTGGCGAGACGTATTTCGACTGCCCGTACTATGAGCAGCTTCAGTACGCGGGGGACGCGAGGATCCAGGCGCTGATCGGCTACTACCTCTCCAAGGATCGCGCTCTCCAGCGAAACGCCGTCGAACAGATCTCATGGTCGCAGATGCCCGACGGCCTCATGCAGAGCCGGTACCCGAGTCGGCAGCCACAGGTAATCCCGCCGTTCAGCCTCTGGTGGATCATGATGCTGTACGACCAGTGGCTGTACGACCGAGTTCGGATTCCGTCGCGAATGATCGAGCAGGCGCACGAAGTGCTCGGAGCGTGGGACCGACTGATCGAGGGGAATCAAGACGAAGCGTTTTGGACGTTCGCGGACTGGGTTCCGGAGTGGAAATGGGGCGAGCCACCGGGACGCGCGCGCTCATCGGTGCATCTGTTTACCAAATGGATGGCCGAGGCGGCGCTCGCGCGGATCGAAGGCGCGGAGCATCGGCTTCGTGCTATCCGTCACTCATTGCAAACTGCCGACCGCTCGGAGGCTGGGCTGGCGTTCCACCCGCAAGACCCGGCCCGCCAGCCGAGCGAACACGCGGCAGCAGTGTTCCGCATCGCGCAATCGATCGCCGGGATGACTCCCGACCCGTGGCCGGCGAAAGCCCTTGAGGGTGGCGCTCACAGCACGTACTACTTCAGCTACTACAACCACATCGCCCAGCGACCGGCGGACTACGTCGCCGAGCTGGGGCCCTGGGAGGAGATGGTCAAGAACGGATTGAGTACGTTTGCTGAAGGCCCGGAGCCAGCCCGCTCTGACTGCCACGCCTGGTCGGCACACCCGATCCTCGGGTTTTTCCAGATCGTCGCCGGGGTGACGAGCATCGAAGAGGGCTGGAGAAAGGCGCGGATCGCACCCCGTTCCGGCCGCCTCAGGGCCTTTCGAGCATCGATACCGCACCCCGACGGCGAACTCGTTGTGAGCCTCTCTGACGGCCGGCTCGAAGTCTGCTGTCCCGTGCCTGCGACCGTTGTTTGGGCTGATGAAGAGCGCGAAATTGAACCTGGCAAGTACAGTTTCTAAGAAAACTGGCAACCAAACGTGTGAAACCTGGCGTCTAGGGCGGAACGAACGGGACAGGGTGGCAAGCGCCCAGCACAAAGGGCGCCAGTATCCAACTCACAGGAGGTACTGACCCATGAAGAAACTCGCCCTAATCTCCCTTGCAATCTCAATCGCCGCCATCGCTTTCGCCGACTTCCCACGTGAGCACGTCATCGGAAAGTGGCTCTTGAACGGCACTAACAAGAGCACGACTTGGACCTTCAAGAAGGACGACACGTTCGCCTTCAAGGGGCCTGCCACTTCGTCGAAAGGCAAGTGGTCAACGGACGGCTCGTACGTGAAAGTCGTCTGGACAGAGATCGACGGAAAGGCCGTCAAGGAGGGGACCGTCAAAACGAAGTACAAGCTCAACGACGACGGGTCGCTCCAGATTGATAGATTCGTCTATCGCAAGAAGTAGCCTTGCTAGTGTGGTCGTGTCTTAAGTTTCACGGCCGCACTTTCGTTCGTTCGCCGAAGCCGGCCGGGTAGTAGCGGTACGTCAGGATCGCGTCCCTGTCGGACTTCTTGCGGTCGAGCTTTAGATACGCGCCGTTCGCGCCGACCTCCCAGCCCCAGTCCGGCTTGGCCTCGATCGGAACGAAGACGATCTCGCCGTCGTACTTGACGCTCATCCGGAACTGCTCAAGAGCCTGGCGCTGGTCAATATCCATCACCCGGTATCCAATGAGCCGTTCCTCTCGGTCGATCCCGCTCTTGCCGACGGGGAGGCTGAACTTCAGCCTGAGCGAATGCGTTGCGAGCCGTTTGACAGTCACGCGGTAAGTGAACTCATACAGCCCGATCTGCCCCTTTTCCGGGAGGGCGTACCGGGTCTTCAGATCGACCGGCAGCACCTCATCGTCGCTCCACAGCGCGATTACCGGGATGTTCTGTCCGAAGCCACTCCTGTACGCTTCGAAAGCGACGACCAGATCGACCTCGCCTTCGACCTTCGCGGTGTTTTTGAACAAGCTCAGAGACTCGAACGACGAGAAGTCCTTGCCTAGCTTGACGGTCATGGAGTGCAGCGTCATGTGGGTGCGGACCTTCTCGCCGTCTTCGTTGGCGACTGCGGTAAGGCGCGGCATGAGCGGATAGACCAGCTCGGCGTCTGCGGGGACGTTCTTCGGTGTTTGGGCGAGTACCAGTGCGAATGCTGCGATCATTTGATTGTCCCAGAGCTTTAACGGATACCGAGTCTACTTGCTTCGGAGCGCGTCGAGCACGCTGAGCATTTCGACTGCGGCGAGCGCTGCCTCGCGGCCCTTGTTGCCGAGCTTCATGCCGGCTCGCTCGATAGCCTGTTCCTGCGATTCCGGCGTCAGGATGCCCCACGAGATTGGCGTCTTGGTCTCGACCTGTAGCTTCATCAGTGCGGAGCTGACGTCTTCGGCGAGCATTTCGGCGTGCGCGGTCGCCCCTTGCAGGATCGTCCCGAGGGCGATCACGGCGTCGACTTGGTCGTTTTCGATCAGCGCTTGGACGGTGACCGGTATCTCCCACGTGCCGGGGATCTTTACGACCATCACCTCCGGGTCGCCGTGGGTCTTCAGCTCGTCCAGCGCCCCGTCGAGCAGCATCTGGTTGACGTACTCGTTCCAGCGGCAGACGACGATGCCCACCCGCTTTCCCGACGCATCCCTGTTGCCGCCGATGGTCTTCATCCGCTTCGATTATGGCTCTTCTGTGGTTGCGAGAGGATTCAGCGATCTGCGACCGTTCCTGTATACTGTGGGACTGAAGGTGGTTGCATATGCTTACAGCCTTACTCTTGCCTGTGGCACTCTCGCTGAGCGGCCCGTCCATTAGTGTTCTGCAAGATCAGCAGGCTAACGGAGTTCACCTGGCTGTCTACGACCTGATGACTGGCGAGTTAATCAGTGAGTCTGTCGAATTGCCGATCAAGGAGCCAGGTGCGGTGCGCACTCTAACGGTCTCTCCGGACGGACATACAGCAGTAGTAACCCAGTCGACATCTGCCTTCGATCCGCCGATCCGCCTCGTTGCGTTCGACGTGAAAGAAGGTCGTCACATAATGACCGATCTGGTAGACGTTATCGTTGGATTCACGGATTTCGTGTGGTCAAGTAATACATCCGTTCGTTGGATGCGGCACGACTTGTACCCGGATGCTGATGAGATTAGAGCAATATATCACTCGGTTTTCAAGGATAAGAATGGCCAATGGGCTTCTAGCGGCCGAATCTTGAATACTGCAGAAAGGCAGACGCAAGAGCGTCGTGCACTGTTAGTCGCTACAGCAGCGAGGATGGCGTGGGATATGGACTGGCAGTACCACGTCGGCGAATCATCAGGAATCACCCCGTTCAGCCCGGAAATCTATGGCATGGACGGATTGCACAGAGGGACGGGTGCTATGGCCGATGCGGGCCAGACTTTCGCCTGCTTCGACAGCAACATGGCGATCGAGCCAAAGAAAGCGAGCGTCAACACGTATTGGTCGGGTCGAGAGAAGAAGATCACACTCGAAATCGGCGACATGATTGCGGTTCACATGGAGCTTCAATCACCGTTCATCGTCATCACTCTCGCTGATCGCGACGACTATGTCGTCACCCGCTACGAAATGGGCTACCGTTATGTAACCGACATGCGCGCCACGAAGGTGCAGGTCTACTCGCTTGAGACAGGTGAGAAGGTTTTCGAGTTAGCGGGATCCGCTGCATTTATCAAGTGATTCGAAGTCAGTTCATCCCGCTGTAGCCGCATCCTTTAGGTTGCGTCCGGGGGCGTTCGGCACGGTCCACATGTGAAAGCGCCAGGCGAGCGCGCAAGCTGAAGCATGCGGCTACAATTCCTTTCTGCCCGGTCGGACTGGTCCGGGTTTGACCCTCGACCCTTGACCCTCAAACCTTTCGCCACTCGGGACTCAAACCGGATCACCGCTTGATCGCCAGCAACAACCCGTCGCGGATCGGGAGGAGCGTGGTGTCCCATTTCGGGCTCTGCGTCAGCATCTGCGTGAACTTGAGGATTGCGGCGGTCTCGGGGTCGTCGTCTCCGGTGAGCACTCGCCCGCCCCAAATCGCGTTGTCGGTGATGAATCCGCCCCCAGTCCGCAGCCGCTGCTCGACGACCTCCACAGTGTCCGGGTACCCCACCTTGTCGATGTCGTTGAAGACCAGGTCGAACTGCGTGTCGTAACCCTTGAACGCGGCTACCGCCTCCCCGACCGTATAGTTGATCATCGTCTGGGCGTTCTGGCCGGAGTCCGTCGCCGGGAACCCCATCGCAGCCAGATGCTTGCGGGCCATCGCGGACAGTTCCTCGTCCCAGACGACGTGGTGCACTACGCCGCCGCCGTTCTCGTTGACAGCCCGAGCGAACCACGCCGTCGAATACCCGAACCCCGAACCAAGTTCGAAGACTGCTGTGGCGCCGAGCATCTTGGCGACCATGTAGCAGAACTGGCCCGAGGCCGGACCGACGATCGGGAAGTCGTTCTCAGCCGCGTACGCCTCCATCTTCTGAAGCTCGGGATGCCGTTCGGGCACGAGGCCGTCCAGGTACGGCTTCAGGTCGGCGTACGGGAACTCAGGCATGGGCCGGAGAATACCGGACACAGATACAATGGGCTGGCGCATGAAGTCCCTCTCCGACCTGACCAGCCAGTGCATCCGATGCGGGTTCTGCCTTGAGGCGTGCCCGACGTTCGTGATCACCGGGCGCGAGACGGAGTCGCCGCGTGGACGGATCTACCTCGCCCGCAGCGCCGACGAGGGTTTGATCGCATGGAGCGACGTCAAGCAGGCGATCGACACGTGCCTCGGCTGCCGGGCGTGCGAGCCAGCTTGCCCGAGCGGCGTGAAGTACGGCCAGATTCTCGAACTCGCGAGGGAGAAGATCGACCAAGGGCCAGCGGTGAAGAAGCTGCTCGACGGCCTGAGCGACCCGAAGACGTTTCGCAGGCAGGTGGCGCTGGCGAAGCTGTGGCCTGGTAGTCGCCTGCCTGGTCTGCTGAGCCGCCAGTTGACGGACGAACCCCCGCAGGCTCGGCTTCCCAAAGTATCGACCAGGCAGCAGTGGCCCGAGCTTGAGGATGCGACGCTGCCGGACTTGACAGGCGAAGTGTATCTTCTCGAGGGTTGCGCGATGCGCGTGCTGTACCCGGGCGTGCACGACGCAACCCGTCGCCTCCTCAGGCGTGTTGGGCTCATGGTTAGGGAGACAGAAGCAGGTTGCTGCGGCGCGCTGCACGCTCACAGCGGGTTCATCGACGACGCCAAGGCAAGGGCCACCAAGCTGATCGAGGATATGCCGGACGACCTGCCTGTCATCGTCAACTCAGCCGGTTGCGGAAGCGCGATGAAGGAGTACGGCGAGCTGGTCGGTGACGCGGGATCAGCGTTCTCGGAGAGGGTCTTTGACCCTACCGAGTTCTTGGCGGAGCTCGGTCTGGCAAGCACCTTGGCAAAGTCGCGCGGCATACGGGCGAGAGTTACGTACCACGACGCGTGCCACCTCGCCCACGGGCAGCTTATCAAAGACGCGCCGCGCCAACTGATTCAAGCCGTTCCGCAGGTGGAGTTCGTTGAGCTGCACGAGAGCGATATGTGCTGCGGGAGCGCCGGGGTGTACAACCTCACCCAGCCGACGTACGCGCGCGCGCTGCTGGATCGCAAGTGGGAGAACGTCGAGGCTTCGCGCGCTGACATCGTCGTTACCGGCAACCCAGGGTGCCACTCATGGATCGAGCAGGCGAGCGACGAGAACGGCGCCAGGGTCAAGGTGCTGCACACGCTGGAGTTGTTGGAGTCGTCGTTCTCGGGTCTCACGCAATGAACAATGCACCGGGAGGGCAAGCGTCCCCGCGAGCCGCGGGTGCAGGACAGTCTCACTCTCGACTTCCCCGTCGACGGTCGTCCTCCTGGGCAACCTTAGCTGCTGGGTAATCCTTGCAAGCAGTCCCGAGCTGAACCCCCTCCCTAGCCCTCCCCTCAGGAGGAGAGGGGATTCCTTCCAACCATGGAGGGCCGTCCTCCTGGGCGACCAAAGCTGCTGGGTAATCCTTGCAAGCTGTCCTCGACCGAACCCCCTCCCTAGCCCTCCCCCAGGGGAGAGGGGATTCCTGCCAACCATGGAGGGCCGTCCTACTGGGCGACGTTAGCTCATGCACGCGACGTACGATTTGACCAATAACTCGTGAACCGACGCACGGCCTGCCTAGCGGGACAGACCGTGGCACCCGAACTAGGGGCGGAAGAACAGTCGGTGTAAGCTAGTGCAGACGCAACAAATCCGCCCC of Armatimonadota bacterium contains these proteins:
- a CDS encoding (Fe-S)-binding protein, translated to MKSLSDLTSQCIRCGFCLEACPTFVITGRETESPRGRIYLARSADEGLIAWSDVKQAIDTCLGCRACEPACPSGVKYGQILELAREKIDQGPAVKKLLDGLSDPKTFRRQVALAKLWPGSRLPGLLSRQLTDEPPQARLPKVSTRQQWPELEDATLPDLTGEVYLLEGCAMRVLYPGVHDATRRLLRRVGLMVRETEAGCCGALHAHSGFIDDAKARATKLIEDMPDDLPVIVNSAGCGSAMKEYGELVGDAGSAFSERVFDPTEFLAELGLASTLAKSRGIRARVTYHDACHLAHGQLIKDAPRQLIQAVPQVEFVELHESDMCCGSAGVYNLTQPTYARALLDRKWENVEASRADIVVTGNPGCHSWIEQASDENGARVKVLHTLELLESSFSGLTQ